Proteins encoded in a region of the Halobacteriovoraceae bacterium genome:
- a CDS encoding NAD(P)-dependent oxidoreductase codes for MKILITGTNGFIGRNILKQLKNKYHFVCLHRNTSQVHSIHEGVEVVKYNGNYDDLLLQLDNIKIEGILHLASYFVKDHNKNELDVLLESNIAYGLKLLEFAKETNVKWFLNTSTFWTHFENHLYNPVNLYAATKQAFIDLAHFYCETSSLKFNSLELSDTFGPGDERNKIVNLLIDMSQSGRALKVSPGAQEIDISYIDDVVSGFDSMIELLSSNCTGNMDAFSLYSMNKMSLKELVEKFESVLGRQLNIEFGATDYRPREVMKTWNGGKEIPGFHPEFSFEKGIEQCLKDKGII; via the coding sequence GTGAAAATTCTTATTACTGGTACAAATGGATTTATTGGAAGAAATATACTTAAGCAGTTGAAAAATAAATACCACTTTGTTTGCCTACACCGAAACACTTCTCAAGTTCATTCTATTCATGAAGGGGTAGAGGTGGTTAAATATAATGGAAACTATGATGACCTTCTTTTACAACTTGATAATATAAAAATTGAAGGCATCTTACATCTTGCTTCCTATTTCGTTAAGGATCACAACAAAAATGAACTCGATGTTTTATTAGAAAGCAATATTGCATATGGTTTGAAGCTTCTTGAGTTCGCCAAAGAAACAAATGTTAAATGGTTTCTCAATACGAGTACCTTTTGGACCCATTTTGAAAATCATCTCTACAACCCAGTGAATTTATATGCTGCCACTAAGCAGGCCTTTATAGATCTGGCCCATTTTTATTGCGAAACTTCAAGCCTAAAATTTAACTCCCTGGAATTATCTGATACCTTTGGGCCAGGTGATGAAAGAAATAAAATCGTAAATCTCCTCATTGATATGTCGCAAAGTGGAAGAGCACTCAAAGTATCTCCAGGTGCTCAAGAAATTGATATTTCATACATCGACGATGTGGTGAGTGGTTTTGATTCTATGATTGAACTATTGAGTTCAAATTGTACTGGCAATATGGATGCGTTCTCCCTTTACTCAATGAATAAAATGAGTTTAAAAGAACTCGTCGAAAAGTTTGAAAGTGTTCTTGGCCGTCAGCTGAATATTGAATTTGGAGCAACTGACTATAGGCCTAGAGAAGTCATGAAAACTTGGAATGGTGGTAAAGAAATACCAGGTTTTCATCCAGAGTTTTCATTTGAAAAAGGTATTGAACAATGCCTTAAAGATAAGGGGATTATATGA
- the galE gene encoding UDP-glucose 4-epimerase GalE — MSDKILVTGGAGYIGSHVIKLLNKQNYEIVILDNLSTGRKESVLSGKLIVGDICDNKLVSEIIKKNNIKSVLHFAGSIIVPESVTNPIKYYQNNTIKSFELIKTCVENDVKNFIFSSTAAVYGIPEVAEVDESTPLDPINPYGRSKLMTEWALEDISRANHAFNYVALRYFNVAGADIDNQLGQCTPITTHLIKTVAELIVGKRDKMFIFGDDYETRDGTCIRDYIHVLDLAQAHLDALTYLNNGGQSDVFNCGYGQGHTVKEVTDKMKEMYGSGLNILIDKRREGDPPCLIAKSEKIKKTFGWTPKYNDLNIILKTAVDWEKKINEQNK; from the coding sequence ATGAGTGATAAAATACTCGTAACGGGTGGGGCCGGTTATATCGGTTCTCATGTCATTAAACTTCTAAATAAACAAAATTATGAAATAGTTATATTAGATAATCTTTCAACCGGAAGAAAAGAATCTGTACTTTCTGGTAAACTCATTGTTGGTGATATTTGCGACAACAAACTTGTGAGTGAGATAATTAAAAAAAATAATATAAAATCTGTCCTTCATTTTGCAGGGAGTATTATTGTACCAGAGAGTGTAACTAACCCTATTAAATATTATCAAAATAACACTATAAAATCTTTTGAGCTGATTAAAACTTGTGTAGAAAATGATGTTAAGAACTTTATTTTTTCAAGTACAGCAGCTGTCTATGGAATACCTGAAGTCGCTGAAGTTGATGAATCAACTCCCCTAGATCCGATAAATCCCTATGGAAGAAGTAAACTTATGACAGAATGGGCATTAGAAGATATTTCAAGAGCAAATCATGCTTTCAATTACGTGGCCCTTAGATATTTTAATGTTGCTGGTGCAGATATAGACAATCAACTAGGTCAATGCACTCCTATAACGACACATTTAATTAAAACAGTGGCAGAACTTATTGTAGGTAAACGTGATAAAATGTTTATTTTTGGCGATGATTATGAAACCAGAGATGGAACATGTATAAGAGATTATATTCATGTTTTAGATCTTGCACAGGCCCACCTTGATGCACTCACATATTTAAATAATGGAGGTCAATCAGATGTATTCAATTGTGGTTATGGACAAGGTCATACCGTTAAAGAAGTAACTGACAAAATGAAAGAAATGTATGGAAGTGGACTCAATATTCTTATAGATAAAAGAAGAGAAGGAGATCCACCGTGCTTAATTGCAAAGAGTGAAAAAATTAAAAAAACTTTTGGCTGGACTCCAAAATATAATGACTTAAACATTATTCTAAAAACTGCAGTAGATTGGGAAAAAAAGATTAATGAGCAGAACAAGTAA
- a CDS encoding glycosyltransferase family 9 protein, which yields MSRTSKLSKKIDLYLGSLILFLLGLIHDKKKKPAEIYQIGVLKEAAIGDTILVCAILEDLKIKYPHAKLTLFLGESNYLMRELIPRNVDCVYLPVKSPLKAYKVLKNYHFNVFIDLGSWPRINSIYSYFSNSEFVIGFKTLSQYRHYAYDAFSLHNPKIHELDNYRNLISECLDVQVHHLPHLTNIVPHYLDCKYCVFHLWAGGENGQLREWPIEKWAKIGEFVNSHGFVIYLTGSPAEKVKNDDFLKRYKLFAKNYAGEKLCKTAGLIKEAHFTVSVNTGIMHLSWALGTKTISLNGPTNSERWGAIGINSYNINSSIRGCGFLNLGNEYQGHRKDCMEYIDENMLIKVLEKMI from the coding sequence ATGAGCAGAACAAGTAAACTTTCAAAAAAAATAGATCTTTATTTGGGAAGTTTGATACTCTTTTTACTTGGTCTGATACATGATAAAAAGAAAAAACCAGCAGAGATATATCAAATTGGTGTACTCAAGGAAGCTGCGATTGGTGACACTATTCTCGTTTGTGCCATTCTCGAAGACTTAAAGATAAAATACCCTCATGCAAAACTAACGCTCTTTCTGGGTGAAAGTAACTACCTCATGAGAGAGCTCATTCCAAGAAATGTCGATTGCGTGTATCTTCCTGTTAAATCACCTTTAAAAGCTTATAAAGTTTTAAAAAACTACCACTTCAATGTTTTTATTGATTTAGGTTCCTGGCCAAGAATTAATTCAATCTACTCATACTTTTCTAATTCAGAGTTTGTCATTGGTTTTAAAACCCTAAGTCAGTATAGACATTATGCTTATGATGCATTTAGTTTGCATAATCCCAAGATACATGAACTAGATAATTACCGTAATCTCATATCAGAATGTTTAGATGTACAAGTACATCACTTGCCACATTTAACAAATATTGTCCCACATTATCTGGATTGCAAATATTGTGTGTTTCATTTGTGGGCCGGTGGAGAAAATGGTCAGCTTAGAGAATGGCCAATAGAAAAATGGGCAAAAATTGGTGAATTTGTTAACTCTCATGGATTTGTCATTTATCTAACTGGTTCCCCAGCTGAAAAAGTTAAAAATGATGATTTTTTGAAGAGATATAAATTATTTGCAAAAAATTATGCAGGAGAAAAGCTGTGTAAAACAGCTGGACTTATAAAAGAGGCACATTTTACAGTTAGCGTTAATACGGGAATCATGCACCTTAGTTGGGCACTTGGAACTAAGACTATTTCATTAAATGGCCCAACTAACTCTGAACGTTGGGGAGCGATTGGAATTAATTCTTACAATATTAATTCTTCTATAAGAGGTTGTGGATTTTTAAATTTAGGAAATGAATATCAAGGTCATCGTAAGGATTGTATGGAATATATTGATGAGAATATGTTAATAAAAGTTCTCGAGAAAATGATTTAA
- the gmd gene encoding GDP-mannose 4,6-dehydratase, protein MKRALITGITGQDGAYLAELLLSKNYEVHGIKRRSSLFNTDRIDHIYQDLHENDVKLKLHYGDLTDSTNIIRIIKEVQPDEIYNLGAMSHVRVSFDTPEYTANVDALGTLRILEAVRLLGLEKKCRVYQASTSELYGLVQETPQKETTPFYPRSPYAVAKLYGYWITKNYREAYGMYACNGILFNHESPIRGETFVTRKITRAVSRIGLGLQKQMFLGNLDAKRDWGHAKDYVEAMYLMLQQDEAEDFVIATGVTTTVRDFVVKAFSHIGVELEFSGVGVNEIAKVLKCNNPEYKIEIGQEVVKIDERYFRPTEVELLLGDPTKAFEKLRWRPKHNLDTLVEDMMISDLELFKKDQYLKAGGHKVMEYHE, encoded by the coding sequence ATGAAACGTGCGTTAATTACAGGCATTACAGGGCAAGACGGTGCCTACTTAGCAGAACTATTACTTAGCAAAAATTACGAGGTGCATGGAATTAAAAGACGCTCTTCATTATTTAATACAGACCGAATAGACCATATCTATCAAGACTTACACGAAAATGATGTCAAACTCAAATTGCACTATGGGGACCTTACTGATTCTACGAATATCATAAGAATTATTAAAGAAGTTCAACCAGATGAAATTTATAACTTGGGTGCAATGAGTCACGTACGAGTAAGCTTTGATACTCCCGAATATACGGCCAATGTCGATGCACTTGGCACTTTACGCATACTAGAGGCCGTTAGACTACTTGGACTTGAAAAAAAATGTAGAGTTTACCAGGCCTCTACTTCAGAACTCTATGGCCTTGTCCAAGAAACTCCCCAAAAAGAAACCACCCCCTTCTATCCCAGATCACCTTATGCAGTAGCTAAACTTTATGGATATTGGATTACCAAAAATTATAGAGAAGCATATGGGATGTACGCTTGTAATGGGATTCTTTTTAACCATGAATCACCTATAAGAGGTGAAACTTTCGTGACGAGAAAAATTACAAGAGCAGTATCAAGAATAGGTCTAGGACTTCAAAAGCAAATGTTTCTTGGGAATTTAGATGCAAAAAGAGACTGGGGACACGCAAAAGATTATGTAGAGGCCATGTATCTTATGTTACAACAAGATGAGGCTGAAGATTTTGTTATTGCAACTGGAGTGACAACGACTGTTAGAGATTTTGTCGTTAAAGCTTTCTCACATATTGGAGTTGAACTTGAATTTTCAGGAGTGGGCGTTAATGAAATTGCAAAAGTTTTAAAATGCAATAATCCTGAATATAAAATTGAAATTGGCCAAGAAGTTGTAAAAATTGACGAACGGTATTTTAGACCAACCGAAGTTGAGCTACTACTAGGAGATCCAACTAAAGCATTTGAAAAATTACGATGGAGACCAAAACATAATTTAGACACTTTAGTTGAAGATATGATGATATCTGATCTTGAACTCTTCAAGAAAGATCAGTATTTGAAGGCCGGCGGGCATAAGGTAATGGAATATCATGAATAA
- the rfbH gene encoding lipopolysaccharide biosynthesis protein RfbH encodes MNNLRQKILDLVKEFHNEKQNASFVPGKSPIPVSGKVYNETDLCHLVDASLDFWLTTGRYNDSFEKKMREYFGVRAAYTVNSGSSANLVATSALTSHLLEDRALKPGDEIITVAAGFPTTVNPIIQIGCIPVFVDVDIPTYNVNVSELENAITNKTKAIILAHTLGNPFNLSAITKLAKKYNLWIMEDCCDALGSTYEGKKVGTFGDVSTLSFYPAHHMTMGEGGLVFTDDPKLKKAALAIRDWGRDCWCAPGEDNSCKKRFDWKLGELPQGYDHKYTYSHLGYNLKITDMQAAVGVAQFEHLPGFIEKRKDNFKFLKESLLQFEDYFILPEATPQSEPSWFGFPISLREGVKFSREDLLIYLNSHKVATRLLFAGNIVKQPYMQKQNFEIRSELKNTDYIMNNTFWIGVFPGLDAKMLEYVVSIFDKFLQSKK; translated from the coding sequence TTGAATAATTTAAGACAAAAAATACTAGATTTAGTTAAAGAATTTCATAATGAAAAACAAAATGCTTCATTCGTGCCAGGCAAGTCACCTATTCCTGTCTCTGGAAAAGTATACAATGAGACTGATCTTTGTCATCTTGTTGATGCGTCTTTAGATTTTTGGCTAACAACAGGTCGATATAATGATTCTTTTGAAAAGAAAATGAGAGAATATTTTGGTGTTAGAGCAGCTTATACAGTTAACTCTGGTTCATCGGCCAATCTTGTGGCCACATCAGCTTTAACTTCTCATCTACTTGAAGATAGGGCCCTAAAACCTGGTGATGAAATTATAACTGTTGCAGCAGGTTTCCCGACCACTGTGAATCCTATCATCCAAATTGGTTGCATTCCTGTTTTTGTAGACGTTGATATTCCTACTTATAATGTTAATGTATCAGAGCTTGAAAATGCTATAACAAATAAAACAAAGGCCATAATTTTGGCCCATACACTGGGCAATCCTTTTAATTTATCGGCCATCACAAAACTTGCTAAAAAGTATAACCTTTGGATTATGGAAGATTGTTGTGATGCTTTAGGTTCAACATATGAAGGAAAGAAGGTTGGAACTTTTGGTGACGTTTCTACATTAAGTTTTTACCCGGCCCATCATATGACAATGGGAGAAGGTGGACTAGTTTTCACAGATGATCCGAAACTTAAAAAAGCTGCCCTGGCCATAAGAGATTGGGGAAGAGACTGTTGGTGTGCTCCTGGTGAAGATAATTCATGTAAAAAAAGATTTGACTGGAAACTCGGAGAACTTCCTCAAGGTTATGACCACAAATATACATATTCACATCTTGGGTATAATTTAAAGATAACAGACATGCAGGCCGCAGTTGGTGTCGCTCAATTTGAACACTTGCCAGGTTTTATTGAAAAACGAAAAGATAATTTCAAGTTTTTAAAAGAATCCCTCTTGCAGTTTGAAGATTATTTTATTTTACCAGAAGCAACTCCTCAGAGTGAACCATCTTGGTTTGGATTTCCAATATCATTAAGAGAAGGGGTTAAGTTTTCAAGAGAAGATTTACTCATCTATTTAAATAGCCATAAAGTGGCAACACGTCTTCTTTTTGCCGGAAACATTGTAAAACAACCTTATATGCAAAAACAGAATTTTGAAATTCGTTCTGAGCTTAAAAATACAGATTATATAATGAACAATACATTTTGGATTGGAGTGTTTCCTGGACTAGATGCAAAAATGCTTGAATATGTTGTTTCTATATTTGATAAATTCTTACAAAGTAAAAAGTAA
- the rfbF gene encoding glucose-1-phosphate cytidylyltransferase: protein MKAVILAGGLGTRISEETHLKPKPMIEIGQRPILWHIMKTYSHHGINDFIVCCGYKGDVIKEYFANYYLYERDITINLDTNEHNVHNNYAEPWKVTLVDTGHDTMTGGRLKRVKEYLDEKEPFCLTYGDGVSDVNISELVKYHNTHKKLGTITAIRPPERYGVLDFGENNQVKSFKEKPENENFYINGGFFVLSPKVLDYVDGDHISFEREPLTKLANEGELQAYKHDGFWQCMDTLRDKTLLEKLWHDKTAPWKVWP from the coding sequence ATGAAAGCAGTGATTTTAGCAGGAGGGTTGGGAACAAGAATTAGTGAAGAGACTCATTTAAAACCCAAACCGATGATTGAAATCGGTCAAAGACCTATTCTTTGGCATATAATGAAAACTTATTCTCATCATGGAATAAATGATTTTATTGTATGTTGCGGTTACAAGGGTGATGTTATCAAAGAATACTTCGCTAATTACTATCTTTATGAAAGAGACATTACGATAAACCTAGATACAAACGAACACAACGTTCACAATAATTATGCTGAACCTTGGAAAGTAACCCTAGTTGACACCGGACATGACACAATGACTGGTGGGCGTTTAAAAAGAGTAAAAGAATACTTGGATGAAAAAGAGCCTTTTTGTCTTACATACGGAGATGGAGTTTCAGATGTTAATATCTCTGAACTCGTAAAGTATCACAATACTCATAAAAAACTAGGTACTATCACGGCAATTCGACCTCCAGAAAGATATGGCGTATTAGATTTCGGGGAAAATAACCAAGTAAAATCCTTCAAGGAAAAACCAGAAAATGAAAACTTCTATATTAACGGTGGTTTCTTTGTCCTCTCCCCTAAAGTTTTAGACTATGTCGATGGCGATCATATTTCATTTGAACGAGAACCATTAACGAAATTAGCAAATGAAGGTGAATTACAGGCCTATAAACATGATGGTTTTTGGCAATGTATGGATACATTAAGAGATAAAACACTTTTAGAAAAACTTTGGCATGACAAAACTGCTCCTTGGAAAGTTTGGCCATGA
- a CDS encoding methylenetetrahydrofolate reductase, protein MKVIEHIEKAKNPFITFEIVPPGRGKSIQDITNIVKAIAEYNPPWIDVTSHAAEAIYVRNPDGGIRRVIHKKRPGTVGICGIIQNRFKIDTVAHLLCRGFTREETEDALIELNYLGVHNVLALRGDETNYQKEKNKDRTENRYAGDLVDQISQIRQGIYQEEVNTPRPLDFGVGVAGYPEKHFESPNLHKDIQFLKKKVDFGADYVMTQMFFENKHYFNFLELCRDAGINVPIIPGLKIIDKPRQLTSIPKFFYCDLPDELVNEMNDNPEHIKEIGVNWAYNQAFELMEKGAPGVHFYVMNNIDVIQQVVDRLRKTS, encoded by the coding sequence ATGAAAGTCATTGAGCATATTGAGAAGGCAAAAAACCCTTTTATAACTTTTGAAATCGTTCCTCCTGGGCGTGGAAAAAGTATTCAAGATATTACCAATATTGTGAAGGCCATCGCAGAATATAATCCCCCTTGGATAGATGTTACGTCTCATGCAGCGGAGGCGATTTACGTGAGAAATCCAGATGGAGGAATTCGAAGAGTTATTCACAAAAAAAGACCCGGTACAGTTGGAATTTGTGGAATAATTCAAAACAGGTTTAAAATAGATACAGTCGCGCATCTCTTATGCAGAGGTTTCACTAGAGAAGAAACTGAAGATGCACTCATTGAGCTCAATTACCTAGGAGTTCATAATGTTTTGGCCCTCAGGGGGGATGAGACAAATTATCAGAAGGAAAAAAATAAAGACCGAACAGAGAATAGATACGCAGGGGATCTCGTTGATCAAATTTCACAAATTAGACAAGGAATTTATCAAGAAGAGGTTAACACACCAAGGCCCTTAGATTTTGGAGTAGGAGTAGCAGGTTATCCCGAAAAGCATTTTGAGTCCCCAAATTTACACAAAGATATTCAGTTTTTAAAAAAGAAAGTTGATTTTGGAGCTGACTATGTGATGACGCAGATGTTTTTTGAAAATAAACATTATTTTAATTTTCTCGAGCTTTGTAGAGATGCTGGTATAAATGTTCCTATTATTCCTGGATTAAAAATTATCGATAAGCCAAGACAACTGACAAGTATACCAAAGTTTTTTTACTGTGACTTACCGGATGAACTTGTAAATGAAATGAATGATAATCCTGAGCATATCAAAGAGATTGGTGTGAATTGGGCATACAATCAGGCCTTTGAATTGATGGAAAAAGGTGCACCTGGTGTTCATTTTTATGTCATGAACAATATAGATGTCATTCAGCAAGTTGTAGATAGATTAAGAAAAACGAGTTAA
- a CDS encoding dTDP-4-dehydrorhamnose 3,5-epimerase family protein: protein MNIEKTKIEGCFILTPTIFEDSRGKFVKNFNCKVFKDYNLDTDFKESYYSISKKFVARGMHFQIPPHDHCKLVYVSTGKIKDFILDLRKNSKTFGEVIEIELSSKNCRQVYLSKGLAHGFISIEDSTTVHYMQTTIYSQESDKGIHLSHVVKDIHNYTLSQRDLTHPTFTEFNSPF, encoded by the coding sequence ATGAACATAGAAAAAACTAAAATAGAAGGATGTTTCATCCTTACGCCTACTATTTTTGAAGATTCCCGAGGAAAGTTTGTTAAAAATTTTAATTGTAAAGTATTTAAAGATTATAATCTCGATACAGACTTCAAAGAATCCTATTATTCAATTTCAAAAAAGTTTGTTGCCAGAGGGATGCACTTTCAAATTCCCCCACATGATCATTGTAAATTAGTCTACGTCTCAACGGGAAAAATTAAAGACTTTATTTTGGACTTAAGGAAAAATTCTAAGACTTTTGGTGAAGTCATTGAAATTGAACTATCGAGTAAGAATTGTAGACAAGTCTATCTCTCTAAGGGCCTGGCCCATGGCTTTATCTCTATAGAAGATTCAACAACTGTACATTATATGCAAACTACAATTTATTCTCAAGAGTCAGATAAGGGGATCCATTTGTCACATGTTGTTAAAGACATTCACAATTATACTCTTTCACAGAGAGATTTAACGCATCCAACATTCACAGAATTTAATTCACCCTTTTAA
- a CDS encoding undecaprenyl-phosphate glucose phosphotransferase, with the protein MLRKLDKYLSLIQQCLDFTVVILMWFLAYFIRFDFFQGQQGLLILFAKLSFLIGLITVFSFQKFGLYKSQRFTRRGAEITAVFFANLYAHIFFIIVLYFFAETKVSRIFILTYALLSTFTLTFVRIVVRNYLRHLRKNGRNLRHYLLIGDGSQIEEYIKAIRSYKDCGIKIIGWLDSHGKAEGQKDIKDLGNDFSQIKERFSPDSLILSYSHQNSIYTQTFLQKYHNDLIPIQILPDLPFSFVGNKIDDFAGVPILNLNRPNISDVGRYLKRIFDITACSCGLILLSPFLFIISIVIKLTSPGPILYKQERIGLDGQNFFMLKFRTMRIAVDNEDKNEWSNKDNPRKTVFGNFLRKSSLDELPQLLNVIKGEMSLVGPRPERPFFVEKFKDEIPAYMLRHKMKAGLTGWAQVNGWRGDTCLKQRIACDLYYIRNWSFWFDIKIIFLTLWKGLFNKNAY; encoded by the coding sequence ATGCTCAGAAAATTAGATAAATATCTATCCCTCATTCAGCAATGTTTGGATTTTACAGTTGTAATTTTAATGTGGTTTTTGGCGTATTTTATACGTTTTGATTTTTTTCAAGGGCAACAGGGTTTGTTAATTCTTTTTGCAAAACTCTCCTTCCTCATTGGTTTGATTACTGTTTTTTCTTTTCAAAAATTTGGACTTTATAAATCTCAACGTTTTACTCGACGTGGGGCAGAGATTACGGCAGTATTTTTTGCAAATTTATATGCACATATATTCTTTATTATTGTCTTGTATTTTTTCGCCGAGACAAAGGTATCAAGGATATTTATCCTGACATATGCTCTTTTATCTACATTCACACTTACATTTGTAAGAATTGTTGTGAGAAACTATCTACGTCATCTTAGAAAAAATGGCAGGAACCTCCGCCATTACTTATTAATTGGAGATGGAAGTCAAATAGAAGAGTATATAAAAGCAATACGTTCTTATAAAGATTGTGGTATTAAAATAATTGGTTGGTTAGATTCACATGGAAAGGCAGAAGGACAAAAAGATATTAAGGATCTAGGAAATGATTTCAGTCAAATAAAAGAACGTTTTTCTCCAGATTCCTTGATTTTAAGTTATAGTCATCAGAATTCAATTTACACTCAAACTTTTTTGCAAAAATACCACAATGATCTGATCCCAATTCAAATATTACCTGATCTTCCTTTTTCATTTGTCGGCAATAAAATAGATGATTTTGCTGGTGTGCCAATTCTTAATCTCAACCGGCCGAATATAAGTGATGTTGGAAGATATCTAAAGAGAATTTTTGATATTACAGCATGTAGTTGTGGGCTGATTTTATTATCACCATTTTTATTCATTATTTCTATTGTTATTAAATTAACATCCCCTGGGCCAATTCTCTATAAGCAAGAAAGAATAGGATTAGATGGGCAAAATTTTTTCATGCTAAAGTTTAGAACGATGAGAATTGCTGTTGATAATGAGGACAAAAATGAATGGAGTAATAAGGATAATCCACGTAAGACTGTTTTTGGAAATTTTTTAAGAAAAAGTTCATTAGATGAGCTCCCTCAACTCCTTAATGTAATTAAAGGGGAAATGAGTCTTGTAGGGCCAAGGCCTGAGCGTCCATTTTTTGTAGAAAAATTCAAAGATGAAATTCCGGCCTATATGTTAAGACATAAAATGAAAGCAGGGCTTACAGGTTGGGCCCAAGTCAATGGATGGAGAGGAGATACATGCCTCAAACAACGAATTGCTTGTGATCTTTACTATATACGAAATTGGTCTTTCTGGTTTGATATAAAAATTATTTTTCTTACTTTGTGGAAAGGTCTCTTTAATAAAAATGCATACTAA
- the rfbG gene encoding CDP-glucose 4,6-dehydratase: protein MESLAMKKIFKGRNVLVTGHTGFKGAWLSLWLNKLNANVTGISLPPENIRGNLYQSLELNKIIDSRYCDIGDYSKLKEIIIETRPEIVFHLAAQPIVLSSYEDPINNYRSNVMGTLNLLESLRYCDSVKTILAVTTDKCYQNNEWVWPYREDDKLGGIDPYSASKAMTEILVNSHKQSFFEDKGIGVATARAGNVIGGGDFAKYRIIPDIVESIEKNQQTIIRNPYAIRPWQHVFDALNGYLTLCSKLDQDPKQFSKAYNFGPDNCEKKFNVQYITELFINKMKRGSFKIVSSEFKHHEAKILRLDSSRAKEELNWSPKWSTEKAIEETANWFQAYLIDPKANCLKLSQDHLDKFTENLIE from the coding sequence TTGGAAAGTTTGGCCATGAAAAAAATATTCAAAGGTCGAAATGTTCTTGTTACTGGACATACGGGTTTTAAAGGAGCTTGGCTCTCTCTTTGGTTGAACAAATTAAATGCTAATGTAACAGGAATTTCTCTGCCACCAGAAAACATTCGCGGTAACTTATATCAGTCACTTGAATTAAATAAAATAATTGATTCTAGATATTGTGATATTGGTGATTATTCAAAACTCAAAGAAATTATTATTGAGACCCGTCCAGAAATTGTATTTCATTTGGCCGCCCAACCCATCGTTCTTTCTTCATATGAAGACCCTATTAATAATTATAGATCAAACGTTATGGGTACTTTAAATTTACTTGAGAGCTTACGCTACTGTGATTCCGTGAAAACAATTTTGGCCGTGACAACTGATAAATGTTACCAAAATAATGAATGGGTTTGGCCGTATCGAGAAGATGATAAACTAGGTGGAATTGATCCTTACTCAGCTTCAAAAGCAATGACTGAAATCCTCGTTAATTCACACAAGCAATCATTTTTTGAAGACAAAGGAATAGGGGTTGCTACGGCCCGCGCTGGAAACGTCATTGGTGGCGGTGACTTTGCAAAATATAGAATTATTCCAGATATTGTTGAGAGCATTGAAAAAAACCAACAAACCATAATCAGAAATCCTTATGCCATAAGACCATGGCAACATGTTTTTGATGCCCTCAATGGCTATCTCACACTTTGTTCAAAATTAGATCAAGATCCAAAACAATTCTCAAAGGCCTACAATTTTGGGCCCGATAATTGTGAAAAGAAGTTTAACGTACAGTACATAACCGAACTTTTTATTAATAAAATGAAGAGAGGAAGTTTTAAAATTGTTTCTTCTGAGTTTAAACATCACGAGGCCAAAATATTAAGACTTGATTCTTCAAGGGCCAAGGAAGAACTCAACTGGTCGCCAAAGTGGAGCACAGAGAAAGCGATCGAAGAAACTGCCAACTGGTTTCAAGCATATCTTATAGATCCAAAAGCAAACTGTTTAAAATTAAGCCAAGATCATCTAGACAAATTTACGGAGAACTTAATTGAATAA